A stretch of Pelagicoccus enzymogenes DNA encodes these proteins:
- a CDS encoding endonuclease III domain-containing protein produces MTNKERAAYVDLELERRYPNPPIPLDHVDAYTLLVAVLLSAQCTDERVNKVTPELWKLADNPDDMRRVPVDSIRDVIRPCGLSPRKSQAIRDLSEILMAKHGGVVPQSFEELEALPGVGHKTASVVMSQAFGFPSFPVDTHIHRLGQRWGLTSGKNVAQTEADLKRLFPKERWNHLHLQIIYYGREFCTARGCDGTVCPICRALYPDRKRAKVTRKA; encoded by the coding sequence ATGACGAATAAGGAGCGAGCTGCATACGTGGATCTTGAGTTGGAACGACGCTATCCGAATCCGCCGATTCCCTTGGACCACGTCGATGCTTACACGTTATTGGTGGCAGTGCTGCTCTCGGCTCAGTGCACGGACGAGCGCGTCAACAAGGTCACGCCGGAGCTTTGGAAGCTGGCGGACAATCCGGACGACATGCGGCGGGTGCCGGTGGACTCCATTCGGGATGTGATTCGTCCTTGCGGACTTTCGCCGCGCAAGTCGCAGGCGATCCGAGATTTGTCGGAGATCTTGATGGCCAAGCATGGCGGCGTAGTGCCTCAAAGTTTTGAGGAGCTGGAGGCCTTGCCAGGGGTGGGGCACAAGACGGCGTCGGTGGTCATGTCGCAGGCCTTCGGTTTCCCGTCCTTTCCGGTCGATACGCACATCCACCGGCTGGGCCAACGTTGGGGGCTCACCAGCGGTAAGAACGTCGCTCAAACGGAAGCGGACCTGAAACGGCTCTTTCCCAAGGAGCGATGGAATCACCTGCACCTGCAGATCATTTACTACGGGCGCGAGTTTTGCACGGCTCGCGGATGCGATGGAACGGTGTGTCCGATCTGCCGGGCCTTGTACCCGGATCGCAAGCGAGCGAAGGTGACGCGCAAGGCGTGA
- a CDS encoding type II secretion system protein, which yields MNHKINTKKGFTLIEVLTVIAILAILGAIIFPTVGQFRTLAKKSSDSSDLRDIVQASLLFASQNGERLVGPEQTLETTGVETTGENDLVDVAAVLAFAADLYDPKVWVSANETDRLTGNGGLYTGNLADGNLTTSLQFSPDQFSYAYVVGLNTFDSATTPVVYTRQSGTGGQWGPGDPYSTEGGHVAFLGGNVNWYEDLANQLIDPNGGAVGTIDAAVGATETSTRAIREPVATGTGG from the coding sequence ATGAACCATAAGATCAACACGAAGAAGGGCTTCACGCTCATCGAGGTCCTGACGGTGATCGCGATCCTCGCCATCTTGGGAGCCATCATCTTCCCGACCGTCGGTCAGTTCCGCACGCTCGCCAAGAAAAGCAGCGACTCGAGCGACCTTCGCGACATCGTGCAAGCCTCCCTCCTATTCGCCTCACAGAACGGGGAGCGCTTGGTCGGGCCGGAACAGACGCTAGAAACTACGGGCGTGGAAACAACGGGAGAAAACGACCTAGTCGACGTGGCTGCTGTGTTGGCTTTTGCCGCAGATTTGTATGATCCCAAGGTTTGGGTCAGTGCCAACGAGACGGATCGCCTGACGGGCAACGGAGGTTTGTACACCGGAAATTTGGCAGATGGTAATCTAACAACAAGCTTACAGTTCAGCCCCGACCAATTTTCCTACGCCTACGTTGTCGGTCTCAACACATTCGACTCTGCCACAACCCCCGTTGTCTACACCCGACAATCTGGCACCGGTGGCCAATGGGGGCCGGGTGACCCATACTCAACAGAGGGCGGTCATGTAGCCTTCCTCGGAGGCAATGTCAATTGGTACGAAGATCTCGCCAATCAATTGATTGACCCAAATGGAGGCGCCGTTGGCACTATAGACGCAGCGGTAGGCGCAACTGAAACGTCGACCCGAGCCATCCGAGAGCCAGTAGCAACAGGTACCGGCGGATAG
- the ilvE gene encoding branched-chain-amino-acid transaminase has protein sequence MKIYLDGAFVEKEDAKISVFDHGLLYGDGIFEGIRIYKNCVYRLDEHLERLEYSAKAILLNMPWSRQELSDLVCESCRVNGLSDGYIRLIVTRGPGSLGLSPNSCPKPSLIIIADKIALYPEECYTEGLKIVTVPTRRTNAAALNPGVKSLNYLNNIMAKVEAAQAGALEGILLNDQGNVAECTGDNIFIVHKGVIFTPHASNGALRGITRQAVIDLANAEGIEVKEVNLTRYEIWNADECFLTGTAAELIPVVGLDSRAIGDGKPGPITQKLHAAFHQEVSTHGTMI, from the coding sequence ATGAAGATTTATTTGGACGGAGCGTTTGTTGAGAAGGAAGATGCGAAGATTTCGGTTTTTGACCATGGATTGCTCTATGGCGACGGGATTTTCGAGGGAATCCGCATCTACAAGAACTGCGTCTACCGCTTGGACGAGCATTTGGAGCGCCTCGAGTACTCGGCCAAGGCGATCCTTCTCAACATGCCCTGGTCGCGGCAGGAATTGTCCGACTTGGTGTGCGAATCGTGCCGCGTCAATGGTCTGAGCGACGGTTACATTCGATTGATCGTCACCCGCGGCCCGGGAAGCCTCGGCCTTTCGCCGAATTCTTGCCCGAAGCCTTCGCTGATCATCATCGCCGACAAGATCGCCTTGTATCCGGAAGAGTGTTACACGGAGGGTCTCAAGATCGTGACGGTACCGACGCGCCGCACCAATGCGGCAGCTCTGAATCCCGGGGTGAAGTCGCTCAATTACTTGAATAACATCATGGCCAAGGTGGAGGCCGCTCAGGCCGGCGCCTTGGAGGGGATTTTGCTCAACGACCAAGGCAACGTGGCGGAGTGTACGGGCGACAACATTTTCATCGTGCACAAGGGGGTAATTTTCACCCCGCACGCTTCAAATGGAGCGCTGCGCGGCATCACGCGCCAAGCGGTGATCGATCTGGCCAACGCTGAGGGAATCGAGGTCAAGGAAGTGAACTTGACGCGCTACGAAATCTGGAACGCGGACGAGTGTTTTCTGACCGGTACCGCTGCGGAACTGATTCCGGTGGTAGGCTTGGATTCCCGGGCGATCGGAGACGGCAAGCCAGGGCCCATCACGCAGAAGTTGCATGCAGCGTTTCACCAGGAGGTGAGCACGCATGGAACGATGATTTGA
- a CDS encoding UvrB/UvrC motif-containing protein, whose product MAKPLKCDVCSEPATVHLTQIINNQIHKIDLCESCAEQKGITDPSGYSLADLLVKPESQSAPEVAALSCPECGCTQREFKKTGRLGCGACYETFASVVNPALLNMHKGDSHKGKVPQRALERATFIDRLGTLEDGLKEAISSERYEDAARMRDEIIELKKAMEAAALED is encoded by the coding sequence ATGGCGAAGCCACTGAAATGCGATGTCTGCAGCGAGCCGGCCACGGTTCATCTCACGCAGATTATCAACAATCAGATTCACAAGATCGACCTTTGCGAAAGCTGTGCCGAGCAAAAGGGCATCACCGATCCTAGCGGCTACTCTCTGGCGGACCTGCTGGTAAAGCCGGAATCGCAGTCTGCTCCCGAGGTCGCCGCTCTCTCCTGCCCGGAGTGCGGCTGCACGCAAAGGGAGTTCAAAAAGACTGGCCGACTGGGCTGCGGCGCCTGCTACGAAACCTTTGCCAGCGTGGTAAACCCTGCATTGCTCAACATGCACAAGGGAGATTCCCACAAGGGCAAGGTTCCGCAGCGAGCCTTGGAAAGGGCGACGTTCATCGACCGCTTGGGAACCTTGGAGGACGGCTTGAAGGAAGCGATCTCCTCGGAGCGCTACGAAGACGCGGCTCGCATGCGGGACGAGATTATTGAACTTAAAAAGGCGATGGAAGCCGCCGCCCTCGAGGACTGA
- a CDS encoding protein arginine kinase, whose translation MLIKSIFGGKSEMTEAGSKKCPVVLMTRIRLARNIANTPFPGWAKETRRKEVLETCLPSVASLSQMKRGISAEISSLSDLERQILVERHLISRELSSNADAAGVVISKDQSISVMINEEDHLRIQVIKSGYRFKSAWNAIDAIDSALEEQLDFAFSQKLGYLTACPTNVGTGMRASTMMHLPALVISSQMEKVVRAVNQLGIAVRGLFGEGSDASGSIFQISNQTTLGESEGEIVKRLSSVLRTIIDQEMNAREKILEKDPNKLYDKIGRAYGILQNSHLLTSSECMNLASLVRFGVDLEMFPEKTRNIVDRMFIECQPGHVQYHAGHEIESSARDEFRAAYMRKQFENVARPIFNLHEMSSEDDTPKPDPEQEAE comes from the coding sequence ATGTTAATCAAAAGCATATTTGGCGGAAAGTCGGAGATGACGGAAGCGGGCTCCAAGAAATGCCCGGTTGTGCTCATGACGCGCATCCGCCTGGCTCGCAACATCGCCAACACGCCCTTTCCAGGGTGGGCCAAAGAGACGCGCCGCAAGGAGGTACTTGAGACATGTTTGCCCTCCGTCGCTTCGCTCAGCCAGATGAAGCGCGGCATCAGCGCGGAAATTTCCTCACTCTCCGATTTGGAACGTCAGATCCTTGTGGAACGCCACTTGATCAGCCGCGAGCTCTCGAGCAATGCGGACGCTGCCGGAGTGGTCATCAGCAAGGACCAGTCGATTTCGGTGATGATCAACGAGGAGGACCACCTCCGCATCCAAGTAATCAAGTCGGGATACCGCTTCAAGAGCGCCTGGAACGCCATCGATGCGATCGACTCGGCCTTGGAAGAGCAGCTCGACTTCGCATTTTCGCAGAAGCTGGGCTACCTCACTGCTTGCCCGACCAACGTGGGCACGGGGATGCGGGCTTCGACCATGATGCACTTGCCGGCCTTGGTCATCTCCAGCCAGATGGAGAAGGTGGTACGGGCGGTCAACCAGCTCGGGATCGCGGTGCGCGGCTTGTTCGGCGAGGGCTCGGACGCGAGCGGCAGCATCTTCCAAATTTCCAATCAAACCACCCTTGGCGAATCCGAGGGCGAGATCGTCAAGCGACTCTCTTCGGTGCTTCGCACCATCATCGACCAGGAGATGAACGCGCGGGAGAAGATCTTGGAGAAAGATCCGAACAAGCTGTACGACAAGATCGGCCGCGCGTACGGGATTTTGCAAAACAGCCATTTGCTGACTTCCTCCGAATGCATGAACCTCGCTTCGCTGGTCCGGTTCGGCGTTGATTTGGAGATGTTTCCCGAGAAGACGCGGAACATTGTGGACCGTATGTTCATCGAATGTCAGCCGGGCCACGTGCAGTACCACGCGGGCCACGAGATCGAGTCCAGCGCTCGAGACGAATTCAGGGCGGCCTACATGCGCAAGCAGTTCGAAAACGTTGCCCGTCCCATATTTAACCTTCACGAAATGTCCTCAGAGGACGATACCCCCAAACCAGATCCCGAACAGGAGGCAGAATAA
- a CDS encoding AAA family ATPase — translation MEPMNNFTPRAQQVLALARKEADRFHHNYVGTEHILLGLIKLGQGVAVSVLQKMGLDLETVRSAVEKQVGSGPEGKAAGSIPYTPRVKKVLALAGKEAKALNHSYVGTEHILLGLLREGEGVAARVLKSLDVDIERTRNEILRELDPQFSGETEEAVSPGRSQSQEEKKEAKTPALKAFGRDLTELARKGELDPVIGRKAEIRRVIQILCRRTKNNPVLIGEAGVGKTAIVEGLALEISSGVVPEILLDKKVITLDLALMVAGTKYRGQFEERIKAVMDEIKRAGNVIIFIDELHTIVGAGAAEGAMDASNIFKPALSRGELQCIGATTLNEYRKFIEKDSALDRRFQSVKVEAPSIEDTVLILKGIRGKYEEHHKAVFTDESLLAAAKLSERYITSRFLPDKAIDVMDEAGSRARIASLNRPPEIETLAKEVDEVCAKKEDAISKQHFEEAAKFRDEEKRLRKQQEDVLEAWKTSREENRITIDEEDMLKVVSDWTGVPLQRLEKKETERLLQLEKELQESVIGQDEACVAISKALRRSRADLKDPKRPIGSFMFLGPTGVGKTFLARTLAEKMFGDRDAIIQVDMSEYMEKFSVSRMIGSPPGYVGHEEGGQLSEQVRRKPYSLVLFDEIEKAHPDVVQIMLQIFEEGHLTDSLGRVIDFRNTIIIMTTNVGASVIQKQTTMGFGAATNLSDDFEGTKAKVMDEAKKVFKPEFLNRINDLIVFHSLARKDLVKIVDLEIAKLQKRLDDKEIKMTLEPDAKELLIDEGYDEKYGARPLRRSIERFLEDPLAEALLGGQVQEGDNVLVIRDGNELKFTKAADSETEEVPSESEK, via the coding sequence ATGGAACCAATGAACAATTTCACTCCGCGCGCCCAGCAAGTCCTTGCCCTGGCCCGTAAGGAGGCAGATCGCTTTCACCACAACTACGTCGGCACGGAGCACATCCTGCTGGGGCTGATCAAACTCGGCCAAGGCGTAGCGGTTAGCGTGCTGCAAAAGATGGGTCTCGATCTCGAGACGGTGCGCAGCGCGGTAGAGAAGCAAGTCGGTTCCGGTCCCGAAGGAAAGGCTGCCGGCAGCATCCCTTACACGCCTCGCGTCAAAAAGGTTTTGGCCCTCGCTGGCAAGGAAGCGAAAGCCCTCAACCACAGTTACGTCGGCACGGAGCACATCTTGCTCGGACTCCTTCGCGAAGGCGAAGGCGTGGCGGCTCGCGTACTGAAGTCGCTCGACGTCGATATCGAGCGCACTCGCAACGAGATCCTCCGGGAGCTCGATCCCCAGTTTTCCGGCGAAACCGAAGAAGCGGTTTCCCCAGGTCGCAGCCAAAGCCAAGAGGAGAAGAAGGAAGCCAAGACTCCGGCGCTCAAGGCCTTTGGACGCGATTTGACGGAGCTCGCTCGCAAGGGAGAGCTCGATCCGGTGATCGGCCGCAAGGCGGAAATTCGCCGCGTGATCCAGATCCTTTGTCGCCGCACCAAGAACAATCCAGTTCTGATCGGTGAAGCGGGCGTGGGCAAGACCGCCATCGTTGAAGGCCTCGCCTTGGAAATTTCCAGCGGCGTGGTTCCTGAGATCCTGCTGGACAAGAAGGTCATTACATTGGACCTCGCTCTCATGGTGGCCGGCACCAAGTACCGCGGCCAATTCGAAGAGCGTATCAAGGCGGTGATGGACGAGATCAAGCGGGCTGGAAACGTGATCATCTTCATCGACGAGCTTCACACTATCGTGGGCGCCGGCGCGGCGGAAGGCGCCATGGACGCGTCCAACATTTTCAAGCCGGCCCTGTCCCGTGGCGAGCTGCAGTGTATCGGAGCGACTACGCTCAACGAGTACCGCAAGTTCATCGAGAAGGACAGCGCCCTCGATCGCCGTTTCCAAAGCGTGAAGGTCGAGGCTCCCAGCATCGAGGACACGGTTCTCATTCTCAAGGGCATCCGCGGAAAGTACGAGGAACACCACAAGGCGGTGTTCACTGACGAGTCGCTATTGGCCGCAGCCAAGCTCTCCGAGCGTTACATCACCTCGCGCTTCTTGCCGGACAAGGCGATCGACGTGATGGACGAAGCTGGTTCGCGCGCTCGTATCGCGTCCCTCAATCGCCCACCGGAAATCGAGACTTTGGCGAAGGAAGTGGACGAGGTTTGCGCCAAGAAGGAAGACGCCATCAGCAAACAGCATTTCGAAGAAGCAGCCAAGTTCCGCGACGAGGAAAAACGCCTCCGCAAGCAGCAGGAAGACGTGCTCGAAGCATGGAAGACCAGCCGCGAGGAAAACCGGATCACCATCGACGAAGAGGACATGCTGAAGGTCGTTTCCGACTGGACCGGCGTGCCGCTGCAGCGTCTGGAGAAGAAGGAAACCGAGCGTTTGCTCCAGCTCGAGAAGGAGTTGCAGGAGTCGGTTATCGGCCAGGACGAAGCCTGTGTGGCGATCTCCAAGGCCCTGCGGCGGAGTCGCGCGGACCTCAAGGATCCCAAGCGTCCGATCGGTTCCTTCATGTTCCTCGGCCCGACCGGCGTGGGTAAGACTTTTCTCGCTCGCACGCTCGCTGAGAAGATGTTCGGCGACCGTGACGCGATTATCCAAGTCGACATGTCCGAGTACATGGAGAAGTTCTCCGTTTCTCGCATGATCGGCTCGCCTCCAGGCTATGTCGGGCACGAGGAGGGCGGACAGCTTTCCGAGCAGGTTCGCCGCAAGCCTTACTCGCTGGTGCTCTTCGACGAAATTGAAAAGGCTCACCCGGACGTCGTGCAGATCATGCTGCAGATCTTCGAGGAAGGCCACCTTACGGACAGCCTCGGACGCGTGATCGACTTCCGCAACACGATCATCATCATGACCACTAACGTGGGCGCGAGCGTGATCCAGAAGCAAACGACTATGGGCTTCGGCGCGGCGACGAATTTGTCGGACGATTTCGAAGGCACCAAGGCTAAGGTCATGGACGAGGCGAAGAAGGTATTTAAGCCGGAATTCCTCAACCGTATCAACGATCTGATCGTCTTCCACAGCCTTGCTCGTAAGGATCTGGTGAAGATCGTGGACCTCGAAATCGCTAAGTTGCAGAAGCGTCTCGACGACAAGGAAATCAAGATGACTCTGGAACCGGACGCTAAGGAGCTGCTCATCGACGAAGGCTACGACGAAAAGTACGGCGCTCGCCCTTTGCGTCGCTCCATTGAACGTTTCCTCGAAGATCCGCTCGCCGAAGCATTGCTTGGCGGCCAGGTCCAGGAGGGCGACAACGTTCTGGTGATCCGCGACGGGAACGAGCTGAAGTTCACCAAGGCTGCGGATAGCGAGACGGAGGAAGTTCCCTCGGAATCTGAAAAGTAA
- a CDS encoding S8 family serine peptidase, with protein MTARRTILILSAALLLAFVGTWIEQRSLEPIESEEAKELASGKPTSPGLGDGASMGPLSEISMELLLEEFTGAWTDRYPDAVVAEARLATSRSGFPRLQFLLSRNSKRMPWILWEEKLEIRDGGEIASVGSIAHMGNVFLVDADPLLVPEEALGEFARDHGLFVERESTVANYVCFGFADPELGKIEALLAAFQQRFPGAVGEFDTLSFPSATPSEWDPSRMWGLDQIKAEDAWTFEAGDPDNEVVVAVIDTGTQRSHPDLAANLFVNPRDSTDDGVDNDRNSLRDDVSGWDFYDGDANPEDLDGHGTHVAGIVGAVGNNGQGAVGVNWGVRILPLKAGGADGLRTSSINDALAYVATLKEAGINIVATNNSYGSSSPSVTTRAEIAKHEQLGILFVAAAGNEGRNLDTSADSLEYPAGYNLENIISVGNSNQEDALNQSSNFGNVSVDLSAPGSDIYSTYPTNSYEFLSGTSMAAPMVAGAIGLLAQARPELAAVQLKARILETADAVDSQAGLTVTGKRLNLLAALRPELSDHFVAVENVPDVIVLVGVSGLDVVFEVDAKESAGVAAQLVSGSEVGELLDLGDRRFRFETKANGQATIRFFAQLGGLRKSIEKTVVVGSVPSPDQGLSHHFAFDGSGNAEPDLGGGGSASIVGASRVASDYGSSLSLDAASENMNFDGAFSDRVTIAALVRSGDLLASPHPRIVNMPYYYLYFSSGNNLDVPDGNRQTLKFLANYTGFGVWNTPPRSVRDGEWYYVVGSYDSRNIMNTPSLYINGDRQKVRLQQPPEGIMNREGGLSYVGNSDIGNRAFEGLMADVRVYNRELSSEEVMQLGASLLESRWSQASLQVPDLIEVGKVGRFRFLDTGIDDAAVVVDWNVESASEASILSESGVSAEMRFEVAGRYRVTAHVSDGLATRVLAADVDVREETVAAGHFVGASAGGGVAWLEVEASLETGFVTVFDVESGFYRIREPVTIEPDGAFSSLEEGTGRIQGFVLGGFSLEIPGRALLFTGDQQSTPSSVSDFAGDYRGGGIGVPGDSIEMKALGDGRVFLWREGPHADLALGALTPRGEVSIIAASGTGLELSLDIEDRTAQGFWGDQKVFLRDATAARVARLMAGVVGGFPSGSGGTGLYAEFLAKGEAGRSSLERGGFSGLGSSPEAGPFILLGAKGKSLLMAGDKRGEALADAVAAAIAGGALELGSSEIGGVRLQVPIGDAAAGLVGFAVAGPVPLELLVRGLGPSFSEFGAEDPKIVIYKLQDGEAFALSPNDNWRDGALFAGEGESAQGAFRALATGFEALGLSPLADDAKDAAQRVWLEAGDYLVLIQVAEGEAGSALIEVLAL; from the coding sequence ATGACAGCCCGTCGCACAATCTTGATCCTGAGCGCAGCTTTGCTGTTGGCGTTCGTGGGAACTTGGATCGAGCAACGCTCACTTGAACCGATTGAGAGCGAGGAGGCGAAGGAGCTAGCATCTGGGAAACCCACTTCCCCTGGGCTTGGCGATGGGGCTTCTATGGGACCTCTCTCAGAGATCTCGATGGAGCTTTTGTTGGAGGAGTTTACGGGAGCTTGGACTGACCGGTATCCCGACGCGGTCGTCGCAGAAGCCCGACTCGCGACCTCGCGAAGCGGTTTTCCGCGCTTGCAGTTCTTGTTGTCCCGCAACAGCAAGCGGATGCCTTGGATCCTCTGGGAGGAAAAGCTCGAGATTCGGGACGGGGGAGAAATTGCGAGCGTTGGTTCGATCGCTCACATGGGAAACGTTTTTCTGGTAGATGCGGACCCGCTTCTCGTTCCCGAGGAGGCACTCGGGGAATTCGCGCGTGATCACGGGCTTTTTGTGGAACGCGAGTCCACTGTCGCGAATTATGTGTGCTTTGGGTTTGCGGATCCCGAGTTGGGTAAGATCGAGGCCTTGCTTGCAGCGTTTCAGCAGCGCTTTCCGGGTGCGGTTGGGGAATTTGACACGCTCAGCTTTCCCAGCGCTACACCGAGCGAATGGGATCCGTCGAGGATGTGGGGACTGGACCAGATCAAGGCGGAGGACGCTTGGACTTTCGAGGCGGGCGACCCCGACAACGAAGTGGTTGTCGCCGTTATCGATACGGGGACCCAGAGGTCGCATCCGGACCTAGCGGCGAATCTGTTTGTGAATCCTAGGGATTCGACCGACGACGGAGTCGACAACGACCGAAATAGCTTGCGGGACGACGTAAGTGGCTGGGATTTCTACGATGGTGACGCGAATCCTGAAGACCTTGACGGGCATGGCACGCACGTTGCCGGCATCGTGGGAGCGGTGGGTAACAACGGGCAGGGGGCGGTTGGCGTCAACTGGGGTGTTCGAATCTTGCCATTGAAAGCGGGAGGCGCGGATGGGCTCCGAACTTCCTCGATTAACGATGCGCTCGCATATGTCGCTACTCTCAAGGAAGCGGGTATCAACATTGTGGCGACAAACAATTCTTACGGCTCGAGCAGTCCCAGCGTAACGACCAGGGCGGAAATCGCAAAGCATGAGCAGCTGGGAATTTTGTTTGTCGCAGCTGCGGGTAACGAGGGCAGAAATTTGGATACTTCTGCGGACTCCTTGGAATATCCAGCGGGCTACAATTTGGAGAACATTATTTCGGTTGGGAACTCGAATCAGGAGGACGCGCTGAACCAGAGCTCCAATTTCGGAAACGTTAGCGTCGATCTATCGGCTCCTGGCAGCGATATCTATTCAACGTATCCGACGAATTCATACGAGTTCCTATCGGGTACCTCGATGGCTGCTCCGATGGTGGCAGGGGCGATTGGGCTGCTCGCTCAGGCACGGCCAGAGTTAGCGGCGGTCCAGCTTAAGGCGCGGATTTTGGAAACGGCTGATGCTGTGGATTCTCAGGCGGGGCTTACGGTTACCGGGAAACGCCTCAATTTGCTGGCGGCCCTCCGCCCAGAATTAAGCGACCACTTTGTAGCAGTTGAGAACGTCCCTGATGTTATCGTATTGGTAGGCGTTTCGGGATTGGACGTGGTCTTTGAAGTCGACGCGAAGGAAAGCGCGGGCGTTGCGGCGCAGTTAGTCAGCGGAAGCGAAGTGGGGGAGTTGCTGGACTTGGGGGATCGCAGGTTTCGTTTCGAGACGAAGGCGAACGGGCAAGCGACGATTCGCTTTTTTGCTCAGCTGGGTGGACTTAGGAAATCGATCGAGAAAACGGTGGTGGTGGGAAGCGTTCCCAGTCCGGATCAAGGCTTGTCGCACCACTTCGCTTTCGACGGGAGTGGAAACGCCGAACCGGATCTGGGAGGCGGTGGAAGCGCTTCGATCGTAGGAGCAAGTCGGGTCGCTAGCGACTATGGGAGTAGCTTGTCGCTGGACGCGGCGAGCGAGAATATGAACTTTGATGGGGCCTTCAGCGATCGCGTTACGATCGCTGCTTTGGTCCGTTCCGGCGATCTGCTGGCGAGCCCGCATCCGCGCATCGTGAACATGCCGTATTATTATCTCTATTTTTCGTCGGGCAACAACTTGGACGTCCCAGATGGGAATCGGCAGACATTGAAGTTTCTCGCGAACTACACCGGATTCGGGGTTTGGAATACGCCCCCTCGATCTGTTCGCGATGGCGAATGGTATTACGTAGTCGGTAGTTACGATAGTCGCAATATTATGAATACGCCGAGTTTGTATATCAATGGCGACCGGCAAAAGGTGCGGCTGCAGCAGCCCCCGGAGGGGATTATGAATCGGGAGGGTGGACTTTCCTATGTAGGAAATAGCGACATCGGGAATCGCGCTTTCGAAGGGCTGATGGCGGATGTGAGAGTCTACAATCGAGAGCTGAGCTCGGAAGAAGTTATGCAGTTAGGCGCTTCGCTTTTAGAAAGCCGTTGGTCGCAGGCGAGTTTGCAGGTTCCTGATTTGATCGAAGTTGGGAAAGTGGGAAGGTTCCGATTTTTGGATACGGGGATCGATGATGCTGCGGTGGTGGTAGATTGGAATGTCGAGTCCGCTTCGGAAGCCTCGATCTTGAGCGAAAGCGGGGTGTCGGCGGAAATGCGATTCGAGGTAGCGGGGCGTTACCGTGTCACGGCCCATGTTTCGGATGGCTTAGCCACTCGCGTGTTAGCGGCAGATGTGGACGTCAGGGAGGAGACGGTTGCTGCGGGCCATTTTGTGGGCGCTTCAGCTGGCGGTGGTGTGGCTTGGCTCGAGGTCGAAGCATCTTTGGAAACGGGCTTTGTCACGGTTTTCGATGTAGAGTCAGGTTTTTATCGTATTCGTGAGCCGGTGACAATTGAACCGGACGGAGCCTTTTCTTCACTGGAAGAAGGAACAGGTCGAATTCAGGGATTCGTCTTGGGAGGGTTCAGTTTGGAGATTCCGGGGCGAGCCTTGCTGTTCACTGGCGATCAGCAATCGACCCCCAGCTCCGTGTCCGATTTTGCGGGAGATTATCGTGGCGGCGGCATTGGAGTCCCTGGCGATAGCATCGAAATGAAGGCGCTCGGTGACGGACGTGTCTTCCTCTGGCGCGAGGGGCCTCATGCCGACCTCGCATTAGGGGCGCTTACTCCTAGGGGAGAAGTGTCGATCATAGCGGCCTCTGGAACTGGCCTCGAGCTGTCACTCGATATCGAGGATCGAACGGCTCAGGGCTTTTGGGGCGATCAGAAGGTCTTTTTGCGGGATGCCACGGCGGCTAGGGTTGCTCGCTTGATGGCGGGAGTTGTAGGCGGTTTTCCAAGTGGAAGCGGGGGAACTGGTTTGTACGCGGAGTTCTTGGCGAAAGGAGAGGCGGGCCGTAGTTCCCTGGAGCGGGGCGGTTTTTCTGGGCTTGGCAGTTCGCCGGAGGCGGGTCCTTTCATCCTTTTGGGAGCGAAGGGAAAGTCCTTGCTGATGGCGGGCGACAAGAGAGGCGAAGCGCTTGCGGATGCAGTAGCGGCGGCGATCGCGGGAGGCGCTCTGGAGTTGGGGAGCAGTGAAATAGGAGGTGTGCGCCTGCAAGTTCCGATCGGGGATGCGGCAGCTGGACTCGTTGGTTTTGCCGTTGCGGGGCCGGTTCCCCTCGAACTGTTGGTGAGGGGGCTAGGACCTTCCTTTTCCGAATTTGGAGCCGAGGATCCGAAGATCGTCATCTACAAGCTGCAGGATGGGGAAGCCTTCGCTCTCTCGCCGAACGACAACTGGCGGGATGGCGCCTTGTTTGCGGGTGAAGGCGAAAGCGCTCAAGGCGCATTCAGGGCGTTGGCTACGGGGTTCGAGGCGCTGGGCCTGTCTCCGCTCGCGGACGACGCGAAGGATGCCGCTCAGCGCGTTTGGCTTGAGGCGGGAGATTACCTTGTCTTGATCCAGGTGGCCGAAGGCGAGGCTGGCAGCGCTCTGATAGAGGTTTTGGCCTTGTAG